A stretch of Candidatus Hydrogenedentota bacterium DNA encodes these proteins:
- a CDS encoding NAD(P)/FAD-dependent oxidoreductase, translated as MTEAIYDVAVIGAGCVGAGIARRLSAYDVRVVLLEKCCDVGFGVSKANSGIIHAGFHHPVTSLKAQLEIRGNLMFDQLHHELNFPFKRVGIIVAAFSYEQMKAVEQLYEQGVRNGVPLIEVCGRDRLLMLEPKLNPDVAGGLYAPTGGIIEPYRYVFALVENALKNGVALRTEFRVVQASRRKGVYEVRSAQGDRVRARHVVNAAGLYADEVSRALGAEEFTIVPRKGEEFLLERNAGGFPNHVVFPAPGRHTKGMLVIPTVEGTMMIGPTADEVEDKEDFETTADNLEKVFASAMYMIQGISRREIITSFAGLRPVLEGNDFYIDISAKAPHVTQAAGIQSPGLTASPAIAEYVKDLLKQDGLKLTEKTHFDPFLQSRPKVRELTPEVLADLVREDPRYGHIVCRCESVSEAEVVEAIRKGHTTLDGIKFYTRAGMGRCQGGFCSYRILKILARETGMPIEAITKRGDASRIVLGRIGARG; from the coding sequence ATGACGGAAGCAATCTATGACGTGGCGGTTATCGGCGCGGGATGCGTGGGTGCCGGAATTGCGCGCCGTCTTTCGGCGTATGATGTGCGCGTCGTGTTGCTGGAGAAATGTTGCGACGTGGGCTTCGGCGTTTCGAAGGCGAATTCGGGGATTATCCACGCCGGTTTTCATCATCCGGTCACCTCATTGAAGGCCCAGCTCGAGATCCGCGGCAACCTGATGTTCGACCAGTTGCACCACGAATTGAATTTCCCGTTCAAGCGCGTCGGCATCATTGTGGCCGCGTTCTCCTACGAGCAGATGAAGGCGGTGGAACAATTGTACGAGCAGGGCGTGCGTAACGGCGTGCCCCTGATCGAAGTCTGCGGCCGGGACCGGCTGCTCATGCTCGAACCCAAGCTGAATCCGGACGTTGCCGGAGGCCTTTACGCCCCTACAGGCGGCATTATCGAGCCGTATCGCTACGTGTTCGCGCTGGTCGAAAACGCGCTGAAGAACGGCGTCGCGCTGCGCACGGAATTCCGTGTTGTCCAGGCGTCGCGCCGGAAGGGCGTATACGAAGTCCGTTCCGCGCAAGGAGACAGAGTCCGCGCGCGTCATGTGGTAAACGCGGCGGGCCTGTACGCCGACGAGGTGTCGCGCGCGCTCGGCGCGGAGGAGTTCACGATTGTCCCGCGCAAGGGCGAGGAATTCCTGCTGGAACGGAATGCGGGCGGCTTTCCGAACCATGTCGTGTTTCCGGCGCCGGGCCGCCACACGAAGGGCATGCTGGTCATCCCCACGGTCGAGGGCACGATGATGATCGGCCCGACGGCGGACGAGGTCGAGGACAAGGAGGACTTTGAGACCACGGCGGATAACCTGGAGAAAGTCTTTGCGTCCGCGATGTACATGATCCAGGGCATCTCGCGGCGCGAGATTATCACCTCGTTCGCGGGTTTGCGGCCCGTGCTCGAGGGCAACGATTTCTACATTGACATTTCCGCCAAGGCGCCGCACGTGACCCAGGCGGCGGGCATTCAGTCGCCGGGATTGACGGCTTCGCCGGCGATTGCCGAGTACGTGAAGGACCTCTTGAAGCAGGACGGTTTGAAACTGACCGAGAAGACGCATTTCGACCCGTTTCTCCAATCCAGGCCGAAAGTGCGCGAATTGACGCCGGAAGTGCTGGCGGACCTGGTCCGCGAAGACCCGCGTTACGGGCATATCGTGTGCCGGTGCGAGTCCGTTTCGGAAGCGGAGGTAGTCGAGGCCATCCGCAAGGGCCATACGACGCTCGACGGCATCAAGTTCTACACGCGGGCGGGCATGGGCCGGTGCCAGGGCGGGTTCTGCTCGTACCGGATACTGAAAATACTTGCGCGTGAAACGGGCATGCCCATTGAGGCGATTACCAAGCGCGGCGACGCGAGCCGGATCGTGCTGGGGCGTATCGGCGCGCGCGGCTGA
- a CDS encoding exo-alpha-sialidase: protein MLAASVASGAEPGATGDTPRASGTVYEGEYPGWPWIDRDAAGALYCVFREGTQHMYAATGRVLICRSTDGGKTWSEPGVVADAPEIDDRNAAITVLPDGGLLVAYNTYTAADESQAMTTRSPDGGATWSPPQPLDKPNTRTRASVKMLRDGSYLLPYYVAPGNGALAGLSEDGGATWRTVRVPDADGFVGDEWDALEYAPGRLVGVFRNSHPQTDGAFWVSLSDDSGRTWSPPRRTNVRSDRHPSPAQVAVHQGTPTLIYCDRRMVSVSAVRTTDPAFLEWDLARRAPCFHHNADGSPILDGGYPASVALNARERLIVDYEIRESKRQIAWYVVALPDNW, encoded by the coding sequence GTGCTTGCAGCAAGCGTTGCGTCAGGCGCGGAACCCGGCGCCACCGGCGACACGCCGCGCGCAAGCGGAACGGTGTATGAAGGGGAATACCCCGGCTGGCCGTGGATCGACCGCGATGCGGCGGGTGCGTTGTATTGCGTGTTCCGCGAAGGCACACAACATATGTATGCCGCCACGGGCCGCGTCCTGATTTGCCGCAGCACGGACGGCGGGAAGACGTGGTCTGAGCCGGGTGTCGTGGCGGACGCACCGGAAATTGACGACCGCAACGCAGCGATTACGGTGCTGCCGGACGGCGGCCTGCTCGTCGCGTACAACACGTATACGGCCGCGGACGAATCGCAGGCGATGACGACGCGGTCCCCGGACGGCGGCGCGACATGGTCGCCGCCGCAGCCGCTCGACAAGCCCAACACCAGGACGCGCGCCTCCGTGAAAATGCTGCGGGACGGGTCGTACCTGCTGCCGTATTACGTCGCGCCGGGAAACGGCGCGCTCGCGGGTCTGTCGGAAGACGGCGGCGCAACATGGCGGACCGTGCGCGTGCCCGACGCGGACGGATTCGTGGGCGACGAGTGGGACGCGCTCGAATACGCGCCGGGACGGCTCGTGGGCGTGTTCCGCAACAGCCATCCTCAGACCGACGGCGCATTCTGGGTGTCTCTGAGTGACGACAGCGGGCGCACGTGGTCTCCGCCGCGCCGCACGAACGTCAGAAGCGACCGGCACCCGTCCCCGGCCCAGGTCGCTGTGCACCAAGGAACTCCCACACTGATCTACTGCGACCGGCGCATGGTCTCGGTGTCGGCCGTCCGCACCACCGATCCCGCGTTTCTGGAGTGGGACCTCGCGCGCCGCGCGCCGTGCTTTCATCACAACGCGGACGGCAGCCCAATCCTGGATGGGGGCTATCCGGCCAGTGTCGCGTTGAACGCGCGCGAACGGCTCATCGTCGATTACGAAATTCGGGAAAGCAAGAGGCAGATTGCCTGGTATGTCGTCGCGTTGCCTGACAACTGGTAA
- a CDS encoding formylglycine-generating enzyme family protein: MRGGAWANDGNTCRSAVRYFSAPWGAGTGIGFRVAAHTLVGEGEGEGEGEGEGEGEGEGEGEGEGEGEAEGEQTILLPGGVPLTMVWIPGGTFMMGRYSGEQGSHSEEDPQHSVTVPGFWMGKYEVTQAQWQAVMGSNPSYFSGDNRPVEWVSWDTIKDNFLPALNAATVLTFRLPSEAEWEYACRGGTTTRFYWGDDPSLIEIGNYAWYLGNCGLQTHDVGGKLPNAFGLYDMSGNVWEWCEDDWHDSYAGAPTDGS; encoded by the coding sequence ATGCGGGGCGGCGCCTGGGCCAACGACGGCAACACCTGCCGTTCAGCGGTCCGCTACTTCAGCGCCCCGTGGGGCGCGGGCACCGGTATCGGTTTTCGCGTCGCGGCACATACTCTAGTTGGCGAAGGCGAGGGTGAGGGTGAGGGTGAGGGTGAGGGTGAAGGTGAAGGTGAAGGTGAAGGCGAGGGTGAAGGTGAAGGTGAAGCAGAAGGAGAACAGACCATTCTACTTCCCGGCGGCGTGCCTTTGACCATGGTCTGGATTCCCGGCGGGACGTTCATGATGGGGCGGTATTCCGGGGAGCAGGGCAGCCACTCGGAAGAGGACCCGCAGCATTCGGTGACGGTACCGGGTTTCTGGATGGGCAAGTACGAGGTGACGCAGGCGCAGTGGCAGGCGGTGATGGGATCGAATCCCTCGTATTTTTCGGGGGATAATCGGCCCGTGGAGTGGGTGTCCTGGGACACAATAAAAGACAATTTCCTGCCGGCTCTGAACGCCGCGACGGTCCTGACGTTCCGCCTGCCATCAGAGGCGGAATGGGAATATGCCTGCCGGGGAGGAACAACGACGCGGTTCTACTGGGGAGACGACCCCAGTCTCATCGAGATTGGGAACTACGCCTGGTATCTGGGCAACTGCGGTTTACAGACGCATGACGTGGGCGGGAAGCTGCCGAATGCTTTCGGATTGTACGACATGAGCGGGAACGTCTGGGAGTGGTGCGAGGATGATTGGCATGACAGCTACGCCGGAGCGCCTACAGATGGCAGCG
- a CDS encoding exo-alpha-sialidase, giving the protein MSVRFRLDELDAKGAASIPEETAVFERREAGYHTFRIPAVLAVPSGALLAFCEGRKNNRADHGDIDLVMKRSDDGGRTWGPLRLIYEEGGTADITIGNPCPVLDEDTGVVWLPFCRDNDRVFVVSSADEGQSWSEPVEITAAVKPAGWTWYATGPGVGIQLRQGPHRGRLVIPCDHRETRDGATVMVSHCFYSDDHGATWRAGGSVAKHTDECQVVELNDGRLLVNMRNYWGRDGEEPEKHGMRAIALSGDGGETWMDLSFDQALVEPVCQASFLRYSDALRHGKDRLVFSNPADSKDRVRMTVRMSLDEGATWPVARCICEGPSAYSSLTVLPDQTLGCLYERGDERPYESIVFARITLTWLTRGGP; this is encoded by the coding sequence ATGAGCGTACGGTTCCGGCTCGACGAACTGGACGCGAAAGGCGCAGCTTCAATACCTGAGGAAACGGCGGTTTTTGAGCGGCGCGAAGCGGGTTATCATACGTTCCGGATTCCGGCTGTGCTGGCCGTGCCGTCGGGCGCACTGCTGGCGTTCTGCGAAGGCCGCAAGAACAATAGGGCCGACCACGGCGATATCGACCTCGTCATGAAACGGAGCGATGACGGCGGGCGCACGTGGGGTCCGTTGCGCCTTATCTATGAAGAAGGCGGGACCGCGGACATCACGATCGGCAATCCCTGTCCGGTGCTCGATGAAGACACCGGAGTCGTGTGGTTGCCTTTCTGCCGCGACAACGACCGCGTGTTCGTGGTCAGCAGCGCCGATGAGGGTCAATCCTGGTCAGAACCCGTCGAGATTACCGCCGCGGTCAAACCCGCCGGATGGACCTGGTACGCGACCGGCCCGGGCGTCGGTATCCAGCTACGTCAGGGGCCACACCGGGGCCGGCTTGTTATTCCGTGCGATCATCGCGAAACCCGGGACGGCGCCACGGTCATGGTGTCGCATTGTTTCTACAGCGATGACCACGGGGCAACCTGGCGCGCCGGCGGTTCCGTGGCCAAACATACGGATGAATGCCAGGTAGTCGAACTCAACGATGGACGTCTGCTTGTCAACATGCGCAACTACTGGGGACGCGATGGCGAGGAACCGGAAAAACACGGCATGCGCGCCATCGCGCTCAGTGGCGACGGCGGGGAAACCTGGATGGACCTGTCATTCGACCAGGCGCTCGTCGAGCCGGTGTGCCAGGCGAGTTTTCTGCGCTATAGCGACGCACTGCGTCACGGCAAGGACCGCCTGGTCTTCTCCAACCCCGCCGACAGCAAGGACCGGGTGCGCATGACCGTGCGAATGAGCCTGGACGAGGGCGCAACTTGGCCCGTGGCCCGGTGCATCTGCGAGGGGCCGTCCGCGTATTCGTCTCTGACCGTGTTGCCGGACCAGACGCTTGGCTGCCTGTATGAACGGGGCGACGAACGTCCCTACGAGTCGATTGTGTTCGCGCGCATCACTTTGACGTGGCTTACCCGCGGCGGGCCCTGA
- a CDS encoding acetate--CoA ligase family protein — protein sequence MRERENARKWLRDAQASGARALSEHESKQVLQAYGIAVVEEALAADGPQASGIAERIGYPVAVKACGRALQHKTDRGLVHLNVSDAAGVRDAAARIREALDDEAFDGFLVQRMARGKREVIIGGVRDPVFGPCVMFGTGGIAVEALGDVAFRLAPLSERDALEMLAEVQSTRVLDALRGEPPADRAALAAVLQRVGEMLADLPEIAQLDINPLIIQEGLPLAVDALIALAPQSTPVAAEPPPLATPERMRQFRAVFEPGCVAIIGATDTPGKWGFRILYNTLEGDYRGKLYGVHPRHREILGVPCFPSIGALPQTPDVALVVVPPPSVLDCVRQCVARGVPAVIVITAGFGELDDMQARDAERELARIAAETATLVIGPNCAGVASPAPQQLYCGMIARYPGAGGLSVVSQSGNVGSTVLSWAALHQVGVGRFISTGNEAATRTEDYLAFFAGDEKTASLISYIEGTRDGRRLHEALRHVAARKPVIVVKGGRTSAGFKAAQSHTGSLASEVRLFRAMCRQAGTVVVDDIYEAMEVAAVFLHQPLPKGRRVVIVSQGGGWGVIAADSCAEAGLDVIPLPETVMRELDGILPAWWSRNNPIDLVASNDLSALSRTVEAVIKHPDVDAVILLGVGYIASALQRYRFSARAQEHGLDKLTEFGANIEAEEARRIAGFAGTYHKPLLVASDSVLLAYGEIPNTVIQEFERLGYYVFSSPAHVARALAHMASRREFLEGKPRNGR from the coding sequence ATGAGAGAACGCGAGAACGCGCGCAAATGGCTGCGGGACGCCCAGGCGTCCGGCGCACGCGCGCTTTCCGAGCACGAATCGAAGCAGGTCCTTCAAGCTTACGGCATTGCCGTCGTGGAGGAGGCGCTCGCCGCGGACGGGCCCCAGGCCAGCGGGATCGCGGAACGCATTGGGTATCCGGTGGCGGTGAAGGCGTGCGGGCGCGCGCTGCAGCACAAGACCGACCGCGGTCTGGTCCACTTGAACGTTTCTGACGCCGCAGGCGTTCGCGACGCTGCGGCGCGCATACGGGAGGCGCTGGACGACGAAGCGTTCGACGGCTTTCTGGTGCAGCGCATGGCCAGAGGCAAGCGCGAGGTCATCATCGGCGGCGTGCGCGACCCGGTTTTCGGCCCGTGCGTCATGTTCGGGACCGGCGGCATAGCCGTGGAGGCGCTGGGCGACGTGGCGTTCCGCCTGGCGCCGCTCAGCGAGCGCGATGCGTTGGAGATGCTGGCGGAGGTACAAAGCACCCGCGTGCTCGACGCGCTTCGCGGCGAACCGCCTGCTGACAGGGCGGCGCTGGCTGCGGTCCTGCAGCGCGTGGGCGAAATGCTCGCAGACCTGCCGGAAATCGCGCAACTCGACATCAATCCGCTCATCATTCAGGAGGGATTGCCGCTGGCCGTGGACGCATTGATAGCGCTTGCTCCGCAAAGCACGCCCGTGGCGGCGGAACCGCCGCCGCTTGCGACCCCGGAGCGGATGCGGCAGTTCCGCGCCGTTTTCGAGCCGGGATGCGTCGCGATTATCGGCGCGACGGACACGCCGGGGAAATGGGGTTTCCGGATTCTGTACAACACGCTCGAGGGCGACTACCGCGGCAAGCTGTACGGAGTGCATCCGCGCCACCGCGAGATTCTGGGCGTGCCGTGCTTTCCGAGCATCGGGGCGCTGCCCCAGACGCCCGACGTGGCGCTCGTCGTGGTGCCGCCGCCGTCGGTCCTCGACTGCGTCCGGCAATGCGTGGCGCGCGGCGTGCCCGCGGTCATCGTGATCACGGCCGGTTTCGGCGAACTGGACGATATGCAGGCGCGTGACGCGGAACGCGAACTGGCGCGCATCGCCGCTGAGACCGCCACGCTGGTGATAGGCCCGAATTGTGCGGGCGTGGCCAGCCCGGCTCCGCAGCAGTTGTATTGCGGCATGATCGCGCGCTATCCCGGAGCGGGCGGGCTGTCGGTGGTCTCGCAGAGTGGCAACGTGGGCAGTACCGTGCTGAGCTGGGCTGCGCTGCACCAGGTGGGCGTGGGACGGTTCATCAGCACCGGCAACGAGGCCGCCACGCGCACGGAGGACTATCTCGCGTTTTTCGCGGGCGATGAGAAGACCGCCTCGCTCATCTCCTACATCGAAGGCACGCGTGACGGGCGGCGGCTGCACGAGGCATTACGCCACGTGGCGGCGCGCAAGCCCGTGATTGTCGTGAAAGGCGGCCGCACCAGCGCGGGTTTCAAGGCCGCGCAGTCCCACACCGGCTCGTTGGCTTCGGAAGTGCGTCTGTTCCGCGCCATGTGCCGTCAGGCGGGGACCGTCGTCGTGGACGACATCTACGAAGCGATGGAGGTGGCCGCGGTCTTTCTGCACCAGCCGTTGCCAAAGGGACGGCGCGTGGTAATCGTGTCGCAGGGCGGCGGCTGGGGCGTTATCGCGGCGGACTCCTGCGCGGAAGCCGGGCTCGACGTCATTCCGCTGCCCGAAACGGTGATGCGCGAGCTGGACGGCATCCTCCCCGCCTGGTGGAGCCGCAACAACCCGATCGACCTCGTTGCGAGTAACGACCTGAGCGCGTTGTCACGCACGGTCGAGGCGGTAATCAAGCACCCGGACGTGGATGCCGTAATCCTGCTGGGCGTCGGCTACATCGCAAGCGCGTTGCAGCGCTACAGATTCTCGGCGCGCGCGCAAGAGCACGGCTTGGACAAGCTGACGGAGTTCGGCGCGAATATCGAGGCGGAAGAAGCGCGGCGCATCGCCGGGTTCGCCGGGACGTACCACAAGCCGCTGCTGGTCGCCTCGGATTCGGTATTGCTGGCGTACGGCGAAATCCCGAACACCGTAATCCAGGAATTCGAACGGCTGGGCTATTACGTGTTTTCGAGTCCCGCGCACGTGGCGCGCGCCTTGGCGCACATGGCCTCACGACGGGAATTTCTCGAGGGAAAGCCGCGCAACGGGCGCTAG
- a CDS encoding DUF1667 domain-containing protein — translation MEKEIICLGCPNGCHLCVTQRDRNDIEVLGNQCDKGIVYGREEFLEPKRVVTAVVRTGSDTVPFVPVKTDKPLVIAMIPKLLEELRRQEARLPVRAGDVLIDDFSSTGVRVCFTRTSDG, via the coding sequence ATGGAAAAGGAGATCATTTGCCTGGGCTGCCCAAACGGGTGCCACCTGTGCGTCACGCAGCGGGACCGCAACGATATCGAGGTGCTCGGCAACCAATGCGACAAGGGCATCGTCTATGGCCGGGAAGAATTCCTCGAACCGAAACGGGTCGTAACCGCGGTCGTGCGGACCGGTTCCGATACGGTGCCCTTTGTGCCGGTAAAGACCGACAAGCCGCTCGTGATAGCGATGATTCCCAAGCTCCTTGAGGAACTCCGCCGGCAAGAGGCGCGGCTGCCCGTCCGCGCGGGCGATGTCCTCATCGATGACTTCTCAAGCACGGGCGTGCGCGTCTGCTTCACCCGCACGTCGGACGGCTGA
- a CDS encoding FAD-dependent oxidoreductase codes for MEERNYDGVVIGAGAAGMAAALRIAASDFRVALIDRENHLGGILLQCIHNGFGLHRFNEELTGPEFAERFSGQLGQTGGIDVLLNTTVLEMQAEGDSKSLLVCGPDCGVLKLRARSIVLAMGCRERNRGNLGIPGTRPAGVFTAGLAQRLVNIEGYIPGKRVVIVGSGDIGLIMARRMTWVGAQVLAVVEILPHPSGITRNIVQCLNDFNIPLYLSHIVSRIIGRDRVEAVEVTPLEGGRPNPEKTFRIDCDTILLSVGLIPENELSKAAGVELDPDTGGPRVDARLMTSRAGVFACGNVLHVHDLVDWASAEATRCGDYVVEYLRGGVPARPQGRVVPGANVKYVVPHRYLPDAENEFSLRALIVKDIGTISVKRDGKLVKRRTLRHIRPAEMIHIKVRPGDVPAGEGGEPEPIEIAIE; via the coding sequence GTGGAAGAACGCAATTACGACGGCGTGGTGATTGGCGCGGGCGCGGCGGGCATGGCCGCGGCGCTGCGCATTGCGGCGTCGGATTTCCGCGTGGCCCTGATCGACCGGGAGAACCATCTCGGCGGCATTCTGCTCCAGTGCATTCACAACGGCTTCGGGCTCCACCGGTTCAATGAGGAATTGACGGGACCCGAGTTTGCGGAGCGGTTTTCCGGGCAACTCGGGCAGACCGGCGGCATTGACGTGCTGCTCAACACGACCGTGCTCGAAATGCAGGCCGAGGGAGATTCGAAGAGCCTGCTGGTGTGCGGGCCGGATTGCGGCGTGCTGAAGTTGCGCGCGCGGTCCATCGTGCTCGCGATGGGATGCCGCGAGCGCAACCGCGGCAATCTGGGCATTCCGGGCACGCGCCCGGCGGGCGTCTTCACCGCGGGGCTCGCCCAGCGGCTTGTCAATATCGAGGGCTATATCCCGGGCAAGCGCGTGGTCATCGTGGGCTCGGGCGACATCGGGCTGATCATGGCGCGGCGGATGACGTGGGTAGGCGCGCAAGTGCTGGCCGTGGTCGAGATTCTGCCGCATCCGTCCGGCATCACGCGCAACATCGTGCAATGCCTGAACGATTTCAACATCCCGCTGTATCTCAGTCACATCGTTTCGCGCATCATCGGGCGCGACCGCGTCGAGGCGGTCGAGGTTACGCCGCTCGAAGGGGGCCGGCCCAACCCGGAGAAGACGTTCCGGATAGACTGCGATACGATCCTGCTGTCGGTCGGCCTCATCCCCGAGAATGAGCTGTCCAAGGCGGCGGGGGTCGAACTGGACCCGGACACGGGCGGGCCGCGCGTGGACGCGCGGCTGATGACAAGCAGGGCCGGCGTGTTCGCCTGCGGGAATGTCTTGCACGTGCATGACTTGGTCGACTGGGCTTCGGCGGAGGCGACGCGCTGCGGCGATTATGTTGTCGAATACCTGCGCGGCGGCGTGCCCGCGCGCCCGCAGGGGCGCGTGGTGCCGGGCGCCAACGTGAAGTATGTCGTGCCGCACCGCTATCTGCCGGACGCGGAGAACGAATTCTCGTTGCGCGCGCTCATCGTCAAGGATATCGGAACGATCAGCGTCAAACGGGATGGCAAGCTGGTCAAGCGGCGCACGCTCCGCCATATCCGGCCGGCGGAGATGATCCACATCAAGGTGCGGCCGGGCGACGTGCCGGCCGGGGAGGGCGGCGAGCCCGAACCGATCGAAATAGCGATAGAGTAG
- a CDS encoding biotin transporter BioY — translation MLERAPGGTRAVLDMLAVAGLMALAAQARFPLPFSPVPVTMQTFVALFAGYLVSRHRAAAGMALYCVLGLAGAPLFAVSSGATAGYLAAFVLAPYLTASFRSPLAGMAAASLCIYALGAAWLCLFLGMTLPQACAVGVLPFMPGDAIKLIAAAQLAGWARR, via the coding sequence GTGCTGGAAAGAGCGCCCGGAGGGACACGCGCGGTCCTCGACATGCTCGCCGTCGCGGGGTTGATGGCCCTTGCGGCGCAGGCGCGATTCCCACTGCCGTTCTCGCCGGTGCCCGTGACGATGCAGACATTCGTCGCGCTGTTCGCGGGATACCTTGTTAGCCGGCACCGTGCCGCCGCGGGCATGGCGCTGTATTGCGTTCTCGGTCTCGCGGGCGCGCCGCTGTTTGCAGTGAGTTCCGGCGCGACCGCGGGCTACCTCGCGGCGTTTGTGCTGGCGCCGTACCTCACCGCCAGCTTCCGTTCGCCGCTCGCGGGCATGGCGGCTGCCTCGCTGTGCATCTACGCACTGGGCGCGGCGTGGCTCTGCCTGTTCCTCGGCATGACCTTGCCGCAAGCCTGCGCCGTGGGCGTGCTGCCCTTCATGCCCGGCGACGCCATCAAGCTAATCGCCGCCGCCCAATTGGCGGGTTGGGCGCGCCGCTAG
- a CDS encoding serine/threonine protein kinase: protein MAETERPRKTIAGRYEVLRPLGRGGMGKVFLVRDLTTGQELALKMLRSQWQSRKAVIARFLREIETVRQLDHPCIVKILDAHHDDELLFYTMEYVEGKSLRHWLQKRGKLEFGSVVRVLCLVAHALEHAHRVTIHRDLSPENIMVLPDGSVRLLDFGLAKIEDANQGLTMVGSSLGKMQYVAPEQRRNAAKVDHRADLYPLGIMFFEMLSGQLPNGRDLLSRLCPGLPPGTDEFVARAVAADPAERFQSAREFRHALLALYESSKAPRTSGRGRDGGAVAPAPPRRGLFARLRAWWRRPG, encoded by the coding sequence ATGGCGGAAACGGAGCGTCCCCGAAAAACCATAGCGGGCCGCTACGAGGTGCTGCGCCCGCTCGGGCGCGGCGGCATGGGCAAGGTGTTTCTTGTCCGCGACCTCACCACGGGCCAGGAACTGGCGCTGAAGATGCTCCGTTCGCAGTGGCAGTCGCGCAAGGCCGTCATTGCGCGTTTTCTGCGTGAAATCGAGACCGTTCGCCAGCTCGATCATCCGTGCATCGTCAAGATCCTCGACGCACACCATGACGACGAGTTGCTTTTCTACACGATGGAATATGTCGAGGGGAAGAGCCTGCGGCACTGGCTGCAGAAGCGCGGGAAGCTGGAGTTTGGCTCCGTGGTCCGCGTGCTGTGCCTGGTCGCCCACGCGCTCGAACACGCGCACCGGGTAACCATCCACCGCGACCTCTCACCCGAGAACATCATGGTCCTGCCGGATGGGTCCGTACGCCTGCTCGACTTTGGCCTCGCCAAAATCGAGGACGCGAACCAGGGCCTGACCATGGTGGGTTCGAGCCTGGGAAAGATGCAGTATGTCGCGCCCGAACAGCGGCGCAACGCCGCGAAGGTGGACCACCGCGCGGATTTGTACCCTCTCGGCATCATGTTCTTCGAGATGCTGTCGGGCCAGTTGCCCAACGGGCGCGACCTGCTCTCCCGTTTGTGTCCCGGTCTCCCGCCGGGCACGGACGAATTCGTCGCGCGTGCCGTTGCGGCCGATCCCGCGGAACGGTTTCAAAGCGCGCGCGAGTTCCGGCATGCGCTCTTGGCGCTGTACGAATCGAGCAAGGCGCCACGCACGTCGGGGCGGGGTCGCGACGGAGGCGCCGTCGCGCCGGCGCCGCCGCGACGCGGGCTGTTCGCCCGGCTGCGCGCCTGGTGGCGCCGGCCGGGATGA
- a CDS encoding sugar phosphate isomerase/epimerase gives MFQLGAFTDEISQDLAHACLVCGEYGVTGAEIRGVWNTPVQELSDAQVAEIKRIVDDHGMRVCSVASPFGKCELTEPKEVRRHMDILRRCSDIARELDCGIVRGFVFWRRGPDTPWDSMLRAYRPVPDILEEKDVILGIENEHACYVGTAGHVRRFLDRLGCDRARVVW, from the coding sequence ATGTTTCAACTCGGCGCGTTCACCGACGAGATTTCCCAGGACTTGGCGCATGCGTGCCTGGTCTGTGGCGAATACGGAGTCACCGGCGCGGAAATCCGCGGCGTCTGGAACACGCCCGTGCAGGAACTGTCGGATGCTCAGGTCGCCGAGATAAAGCGTATCGTCGATGACCATGGCATGCGCGTTTGCAGCGTAGCGTCGCCCTTCGGCAAATGCGAACTCACCGAGCCCAAGGAGGTGCGGCGGCACATGGATATCCTGCGCCGCTGCTCCGACATTGCCCGCGAACTCGACTGCGGCATCGTGCGCGGGTTCGTCTTCTGGCGGCGCGGCCCCGACACGCCTTGGGACAGCATGCTGCGCGCCTACAGGCCCGTGCCGGACATTCTCGAGGAGAAGGATGTCATCCTCGGCATCGAGAACGAGCACGCCTGCTACGTGGGAACTGCCGGGCATGTGCGGCGTTTCCTTGACCGCCTCGGCTGCGACCGGGCCAGGGTGGTCTGGGA